A genome region from Gadus chalcogrammus isolate NIFS_2021 chromosome 5, NIFS_Gcha_1.0, whole genome shotgun sequence includes the following:
- the mnat1 gene encoding CDK-activating kinase assembly factor MAT1, translated as MDDQGCPRCKTTKYRNPSLKLMVNVCGHTLCENCVDMLFVRGSGNCVQCDTPLRKSNFRVQLFEDPAVDKEVEIRKKLLKTFNKRDFDFPSLAAYNDYLEKIEEIVYNQTNNVEVEGTKQIIEQYQRENREVIQRNKVKLTREQEELEEMLLLEQQGTEQRRLDLLQDEQRQLQAKRKNKQALLDELERSRVPATILLAQHKDRVAQLETQIEKQKQAVKTSTVFSTGILMGQTVSLQPMAKIEEVLYRYQPLFIETYGPPVPELDHLGRLGYLKHVRAALPQDTAGGYSSGLACHRALQDAFSGLFPIQF; from the exons ATGGACGACCAGGGCTGTCCGCGGTGTAAGACCACCAAGTACAGGAACCCGTCGCTGAAGCTAATGGTGAACGTCTGCGGCCACACGCT ATGTGAGAACTGCGTGGACATGCTGTTTGTGCGCGGCTCGGGGAACTGCGTGCAGTGCGACACGCCCCTCAGGAAGAGCAACTTCCGCGTGCAGCTCTTCGAAGACCCCGCCGTcgacaaggaggtggagatccGCAAGAAGCTGCTGAAGAc gttcaATAAGAGAGACTTTGACTTCCCCAGCCTGGCAGCGTATAACGACTACCTGGAGAAGATAGAGGAAATAG TGTACAACCAGACCAACAACGTGGAGGTGGAGGGCACCAAGCAGATCATCGAGCAGTACCAGAGGGAGAACCGCGAAGTCATCCAGAGGAACAAAGTCAAGCTG acgcgggagcaggaggagctggaggagatgcTCCTGTTGGAGCAGCAGGGCACGGAGCAGCGCCGGCTGGACCTCCTGCAGGACGAGCAGAGGCAGCTGCAGGCCAAACGCAAGAACAAGCAGGCGCTGCTGGACGAGCTG GAGCGGTCCCGGGTGCCCGCCACCATCCTGCTGGCCCAGCACAAGGACCGCGTGGCCCAGCTGGAGACCCAGATAGAGAAGCAGAAGCAGGCGGTGAAGACCTCCACCGTGTTCTCCACGGGGATCCTCATG ggccAAACAGTGTCCCTCCAGCCCATGGCCAAGATAGAGGAAGTCCTTTACCGCTACCAGCCTCTTTTCATCGAAACCTACGGACCCCCGGTACCAGAGCTGGACCATCTGGGAAGACTCGG GTATCTGAAGCACGTGCGCGCCGCCTTGCCCCAGGACACGGCCGGGGGCTACTCCTCTGGCCTGGCGTGTCACCGGGCCCTGCAGGACGCCTTCAGCGGACTGTTCCCGATCCAGTTCTGA
- the trmt5 gene encoding tRNA (guanine(37)-N1)-methyltransferase isoform X1, which translates to MTRFRHVCSNWRMLSLLQIFTSVQRQHSVHRRGLFIALHSSSHRSIGSNFMQMAQSPHHETKALLYRAPPEVRGMVSLDRDAFTQTIVIPSLRVPKGVLNKVVKSLKRTIVQRPGIPRVVQDKEDGIEEDDMRLVLLDPLRVSSLSSFNEAETEALRSFAVPQELQDYNLQLKYCNLKTEEVLEAVLPEGQEITSAFSRVGHIAHMNLRDHHMPFKNLIGQVIIDKNPGVSCVVNKTNMIDNTYRNFKMELLAGEENMVAKVKENGSSYEFDFSRVYWNPRLSTEHMRVVQEVKRGDTVLDVFAGVGPFAIPAARAGATVLANDLNPESHRWLQHNVKINKVAAAVRTFNLDGRAFVRGPVRQELPALLRAKAGVHIVMNLPALAVEFLDSFRGLLAGEPSCDAALPTVYCYGFSKDEDPERDMMLRASQSLGVSLDGRCSVHFVRNVAPNKDMMCVRFPLPKEVLFSAEGEQTGPEAEPAPKRQKCGETAD; encoded by the exons ATGACGCGGTTCAGGCATGTGTGCTCGAATTGGAGGATGTTGAG CCTTCTGCAGATCTTCACATCAGTGCAAAGACAACACAGCGTTCATCGGAGGGGTTTGTTTATAGCCTTGCATTCAAGTTCACACCGAAGTATTGGATCTAATTTCATGCAGATGGCTCAGTCTCCACATCACGAGACAAAAGCTTTGCTTTACCGAGCTCCCCCAGAGGTGCGTGGTATGGTCTCTCTGGACCGAGACGCCTTCACTCAGACTATCGTCATTCCATCCCTACGGGTTCCCAAGGGCGTCCTAAACAAAGTGGTGAAGAGTCTGAAAAGGACGATCGTTCAGCGACCGGGTATACCGCGTGTGGTACAAGACAAGGAAGACGGCATTGAGGAGGATGACATGCGCCTGGTCTTGTTGGATCCACTCAGAGTGTCATCACTAAGTTCCTTTAACGAAGCCGAGACAGAGGCACTGCGGTCGTTCGCTGTCCCCCAGGAGCTCCAGGATTATAACCTGCAGCTGAAATACTGCAACCTGAAGacagaggaggtactggaggctGTTCTCCCCGAGGGTCAAGAGATCACCTCCGCGTTCAGCCGGGTGGGACACATCGCACACATGAACTTGAGAGATCACCACATGCCCTTTAAAAACCTCATAG GCCAGGTCATAATCGACAAAAACCCTGGTGTGAGCTGCGTGGTCAACAAGACCAACATGATTGATAACACGTACCGCAACTTTAAGATGGAGTTGCTAGCCGGAGAGGAGAATATGGTGGCTAAG GTGAAAGAAAACGGCTCGAGCTACGAGTTTGATTTCTCGAGGGTGTACTGGAACCCCCGGCTGAGCACGGAGCACATGAGGGTGGTGCAGGAGGTGAAGCGCGGCGACACGGTGCTGGACGTGTTTGCGGGAGTGGGGCCCTTCGCCATCCCGGCGGCCCGCGCCGGCGCCACCGTGCTGGCCAACGACCTCAACCCCGAGTCCCACCGCTGGCTGCAGCACAACGTCAAGATCAACAAGGTGGCCGCCGCGGTGCGCACCTTCAACCTGGACGGCAGGGCCTTCGTCCGCGGGCCGGTGAGGCAGGAGCTGCCCGCGCTGCTCAGAGCCAAGGCCGGCGTTCACATCGTCATGAACCTGCCCGCCCTGGCGGTGGAGTTCCTGGACTCATTCAGGGGCCTCCTGGCCGGAGAGCCGAGCTGCGACGCCGCCCTGCCCACCGTCTACTGCTACGGCTTCTCCAAAGACGAGGACCCCGAGAGGGACATGATGCTGAGGGCCTCCCAGAGCCTCGGCGTCAGCCTGGACGGGAGATGCTCGGTGCACTTTGTGCGCAACGTGGCGCCGAACAAGGACATGATGTGTGTGAGATTCCCGCTCCCCAAAGAGGTGCTGTTCAGCGCTGAGGGTGAGCAGACAG GGCCTGAAGCAGAACCTGCTCCCAAGAGGCAGAAGTGTGGAGAGACGGCAGACTAG
- the trmt5 gene encoding tRNA (guanine(37)-N1)-methyltransferase isoform X2: MQMAQSPHHETKALLYRAPPEVRGMVSLDRDAFTQTIVIPSLRVPKGVLNKVVKSLKRTIVQRPGIPRVVQDKEDGIEEDDMRLVLLDPLRVSSLSSFNEAETEALRSFAVPQELQDYNLQLKYCNLKTEEVLEAVLPEGQEITSAFSRVGHIAHMNLRDHHMPFKNLIGQVIIDKNPGVSCVVNKTNMIDNTYRNFKMELLAGEENMVAKVKENGSSYEFDFSRVYWNPRLSTEHMRVVQEVKRGDTVLDVFAGVGPFAIPAARAGATVLANDLNPESHRWLQHNVKINKVAAAVRTFNLDGRAFVRGPVRQELPALLRAKAGVHIVMNLPALAVEFLDSFRGLLAGEPSCDAALPTVYCYGFSKDEDPERDMMLRASQSLGVSLDGRCSVHFVRNVAPNKDMMCVRFPLPKEVLFSAEGEQTGPEAEPAPKRQKCGETAD; encoded by the exons ATGCAGATGGCTCAGTCTCCACATCACGAGACAAAAGCTTTGCTTTACCGAGCTCCCCCAGAGGTGCGTGGTATGGTCTCTCTGGACCGAGACGCCTTCACTCAGACTATCGTCATTCCATCCCTACGGGTTCCCAAGGGCGTCCTAAACAAAGTGGTGAAGAGTCTGAAAAGGACGATCGTTCAGCGACCGGGTATACCGCGTGTGGTACAAGACAAGGAAGACGGCATTGAGGAGGATGACATGCGCCTGGTCTTGTTGGATCCACTCAGAGTGTCATCACTAAGTTCCTTTAACGAAGCCGAGACAGAGGCACTGCGGTCGTTCGCTGTCCCCCAGGAGCTCCAGGATTATAACCTGCAGCTGAAATACTGCAACCTGAAGacagaggaggtactggaggctGTTCTCCCCGAGGGTCAAGAGATCACCTCCGCGTTCAGCCGGGTGGGACACATCGCACACATGAACTTGAGAGATCACCACATGCCCTTTAAAAACCTCATAG GCCAGGTCATAATCGACAAAAACCCTGGTGTGAGCTGCGTGGTCAACAAGACCAACATGATTGATAACACGTACCGCAACTTTAAGATGGAGTTGCTAGCCGGAGAGGAGAATATGGTGGCTAAG GTGAAAGAAAACGGCTCGAGCTACGAGTTTGATTTCTCGAGGGTGTACTGGAACCCCCGGCTGAGCACGGAGCACATGAGGGTGGTGCAGGAGGTGAAGCGCGGCGACACGGTGCTGGACGTGTTTGCGGGAGTGGGGCCCTTCGCCATCCCGGCGGCCCGCGCCGGCGCCACCGTGCTGGCCAACGACCTCAACCCCGAGTCCCACCGCTGGCTGCAGCACAACGTCAAGATCAACAAGGTGGCCGCCGCGGTGCGCACCTTCAACCTGGACGGCAGGGCCTTCGTCCGCGGGCCGGTGAGGCAGGAGCTGCCCGCGCTGCTCAGAGCCAAGGCCGGCGTTCACATCGTCATGAACCTGCCCGCCCTGGCGGTGGAGTTCCTGGACTCATTCAGGGGCCTCCTGGCCGGAGAGCCGAGCTGCGACGCCGCCCTGCCCACCGTCTACTGCTACGGCTTCTCCAAAGACGAGGACCCCGAGAGGGACATGATGCTGAGGGCCTCCCAGAGCCTCGGCGTCAGCCTGGACGGGAGATGCTCGGTGCACTTTGTGCGCAACGTGGCGCCGAACAAGGACATGATGTGTGTGAGATTCCCGCTCCCCAAAGAGGTGCTGTTCAGCGCTGAGGGTGAGCAGACAG GGCCTGAAGCAGAACCTGCTCCCAAGAGGCAGAAGTGTGGAGAGACGGCAGACTAG